A single Lolium perenne isolate Kyuss_39 chromosome 6, Kyuss_2.0, whole genome shotgun sequence DNA region contains:
- the LOC139832767 gene encoding fasciclin-like arabinogalactan protein 4: MEAVVAPFTDLKGFTRLLASSPVARELAGWSSLTLLAMPYATMGADVADVLRYHVLLEYISPADLRRLPTSCKLVSTMFHTTGHAFADFGAINVTTGGPSLDVVRSPAPFPASNAHHRYYR; encoded by the coding sequence ATGGAGGCGGTGGTCGCGCCGTTCACCGACCTCAAGGGCTTCACGCGGTTGCTCGCGTCCAGCCCCGTGGCCCGGGAGCTCGCGGGCTGGTCCTCGCTGACGCTGCTCGCCATGCCATACGCCACCATGGGGGCCGACGTTGCCGACGTGCTCCGCTACCACGTCCTCCTCGAGTACATCTCACCCGCCGACCTCCGCCGCCTCCCGACCTCCTGTAAACTGGTCAGCACGATGTTCCATACCACCGGTCACGCCTTCGCTGACTTCGGCGCCATCAACGTCACGACAGGCGGGCCAAGCCTCGATGTCGTCCGCTCGCCGGCGCCGTTCCCCGCATCGAATGCTCACCACCGGTACTACCGGTGA